A genomic window from Pyxicephalus adspersus chromosome 2, UCB_Pads_2.0, whole genome shotgun sequence includes:
- the LPAR2 gene encoding lysophosphatidic acid receptor 2 isoform X3 has translation MEPLKMKQCYFNESIAFFYNKSGKDLTTIWRPKDSLVVGLGLTVCVFVLLTNILVITAIVINKRFHYPIYYLLANLAAADLFAGVAYTYLMFHTGPRTASLTVKTWMLRQSLLDTSLTASVANLLAIAVERHQTVFTMQLHSKMSNQRVCILIACIWLTALLLGLIPSFGWHCICSIETCSRMAPLYSRSYLIFWAVSNLVAFLIMMVVYLHIFIYVKRKMVRMSKHTSFHPKYRETMINLMKTVFIILSAFVICWTPGQVVLLLDGLGCSSCNVLAVEKFFLLLAEFNSVINPIVYSYRDNEMRATFKQILCFCCNRRSKYSTSVKSTNTERRILADNGHLVRDSTL, from the exons ATGGAACCCCTCAAAATgaagcagtgctatttcaatgaaagcATCGCTTTCTTCTACAATAAGAGCGGAAAGGATTTAACGACGATATGGAGGCCGAAAGACTCTCTGGTGGTTGGCCTGGGACTAACTGTGTGCGTTTTTGTGCTTCTGACCAACATCTTAGTTATAACAGCCATTGTAATCAACAAACGCTTTCACTATCCTATCTACTATCTCCTAGCCAACCTGGCGGCGGCCGATTTATTTGCTGGAGTGGCCTACACTTATCTCATGTTCCATACCGGACCACGGACGGCCTCCCTGACTGTGAAAACGTGGATGCTGCGGCAGAGCTTACTGGACACAAGTTTGACAGCCTCGGTGGCCAATCTGTTAGCCATAGCTGTGGAGCGACACCAGACAGTATTTACTATGCAGCTTCATAGTAAGATGTCCAACCAGCGGGTCTGCATCCTTATAGCTTGTATATGGCTTACGGCCTTGTTGTTGGGTCTTATACCTTCGTTTGGCTGGCACTGCATTTGTAGTATTGAGACTTGTTCACGGATGGCCCCTCTGTACAGTCGGAGTTATCTCATCTTCTGGGCAGTTTCCAACTTGGTGGCTTTTTTGATTATGATGGTGGTGTACTTGCATATCTTCATATATGTCAAAAGAAAGATGGTGAGGATGTCTAAGCACACATCGTTCCATCCCAAATATCGGGAGACCATGATCAACTTGATGAAGACGGTGTTCATCATCTTAA gtgcCTTTGTGATCTGTTGGACACCAGGGCAAGTCGTCCTCCTTCTGGATGGCTTAGGCTGCAGTTCCTGTAACGTGTTGGCAGTGGAAAAGTTTTTCCTCCTTCTTGCAGAATTCAACTCTGTTATCAACCCCATCGTCTACTCCTACAGGGACAATGAAATGAGAGCAACCTTCAAACAGATCCTCTGCTTCTGTTGTAACCGAAGGTCCAAATACTCAACTTCTGTCAAGTCGACAAACACTGAGAGGAGAATACTGGCCGACAATGGACATCTTGTTAGGGACTCCACACTTTAG
- the LPAR2 gene encoding lysophosphatidic acid receptor 2 isoform X1, giving the protein MEEIREQRASTLTLAGVYGGFMEPLKMKQCYFNESIAFFYNKSGKDLTTIWRPKDSLVVGLGLTVCVFVLLTNILVITAIVINKRFHYPIYYLLANLAAADLFAGVAYTYLMFHTGPRTASLTVKTWMLRQSLLDTSLTASVANLLAIAVERHQTVFTMQLHSKMSNQRVCILIACIWLTALLLGLIPSFGWHCICSIETCSRMAPLYSRSYLIFWAVSNLVAFLIMMVVYLHIFIYVKRKMVRMSKHTSFHPKYRETMINLMKTVFIILSAFVICWTPGQVVLLLDGLGCSSCNVLAVEKFFLLLAEFNSVINPIVYSYRDNEMRATFKQILCFCCNRRSKYSTSVKSTNTERRILADNGHLVRDSTL; this is encoded by the exons ATGGAAGAAATAAGAGAACAGAGGGCATCTACGCTGACATTGGCAGGAGTGTACGGAG GATTCATGGAACCCCTCAAAATgaagcagtgctatttcaatgaaagcATCGCTTTCTTCTACAATAAGAGCGGAAAGGATTTAACGACGATATGGAGGCCGAAAGACTCTCTGGTGGTTGGCCTGGGACTAACTGTGTGCGTTTTTGTGCTTCTGACCAACATCTTAGTTATAACAGCCATTGTAATCAACAAACGCTTTCACTATCCTATCTACTATCTCCTAGCCAACCTGGCGGCGGCCGATTTATTTGCTGGAGTGGCCTACACTTATCTCATGTTCCATACCGGACCACGGACGGCCTCCCTGACTGTGAAAACGTGGATGCTGCGGCAGAGCTTACTGGACACAAGTTTGACAGCCTCGGTGGCCAATCTGTTAGCCATAGCTGTGGAGCGACACCAGACAGTATTTACTATGCAGCTTCATAGTAAGATGTCCAACCAGCGGGTCTGCATCCTTATAGCTTGTATATGGCTTACGGCCTTGTTGTTGGGTCTTATACCTTCGTTTGGCTGGCACTGCATTTGTAGTATTGAGACTTGTTCACGGATGGCCCCTCTGTACAGTCGGAGTTATCTCATCTTCTGGGCAGTTTCCAACTTGGTGGCTTTTTTGATTATGATGGTGGTGTACTTGCATATCTTCATATATGTCAAAAGAAAGATGGTGAGGATGTCTAAGCACACATCGTTCCATCCCAAATATCGGGAGACCATGATCAACTTGATGAAGACGGTGTTCATCATCTTAA gtgcCTTTGTGATCTGTTGGACACCAGGGCAAGTCGTCCTCCTTCTGGATGGCTTAGGCTGCAGTTCCTGTAACGTGTTGGCAGTGGAAAAGTTTTTCCTCCTTCTTGCAGAATTCAACTCTGTTATCAACCCCATCGTCTACTCCTACAGGGACAATGAAATGAGAGCAACCTTCAAACAGATCCTCTGCTTCTGTTGTAACCGAAGGTCCAAATACTCAACTTCTGTCAAGTCGACAAACACTGAGAGGAGAATACTGGCCGACAATGGACATCTTGTTAGGGACTCCACACTTTAG
- the LPAR2 gene encoding lysophosphatidic acid receptor 2 isoform X2: protein MFGFMEPLKMKQCYFNESIAFFYNKSGKDLTTIWRPKDSLVVGLGLTVCVFVLLTNILVITAIVINKRFHYPIYYLLANLAAADLFAGVAYTYLMFHTGPRTASLTVKTWMLRQSLLDTSLTASVANLLAIAVERHQTVFTMQLHSKMSNQRVCILIACIWLTALLLGLIPSFGWHCICSIETCSRMAPLYSRSYLIFWAVSNLVAFLIMMVVYLHIFIYVKRKMVRMSKHTSFHPKYRETMINLMKTVFIILSAFVICWTPGQVVLLLDGLGCSSCNVLAVEKFFLLLAEFNSVINPIVYSYRDNEMRATFKQILCFCCNRRSKYSTSVKSTNTERRILADNGHLVRDSTL from the exons GATTCATGGAACCCCTCAAAATgaagcagtgctatttcaatgaaagcATCGCTTTCTTCTACAATAAGAGCGGAAAGGATTTAACGACGATATGGAGGCCGAAAGACTCTCTGGTGGTTGGCCTGGGACTAACTGTGTGCGTTTTTGTGCTTCTGACCAACATCTTAGTTATAACAGCCATTGTAATCAACAAACGCTTTCACTATCCTATCTACTATCTCCTAGCCAACCTGGCGGCGGCCGATTTATTTGCTGGAGTGGCCTACACTTATCTCATGTTCCATACCGGACCACGGACGGCCTCCCTGACTGTGAAAACGTGGATGCTGCGGCAGAGCTTACTGGACACAAGTTTGACAGCCTCGGTGGCCAATCTGTTAGCCATAGCTGTGGAGCGACACCAGACAGTATTTACTATGCAGCTTCATAGTAAGATGTCCAACCAGCGGGTCTGCATCCTTATAGCTTGTATATGGCTTACGGCCTTGTTGTTGGGTCTTATACCTTCGTTTGGCTGGCACTGCATTTGTAGTATTGAGACTTGTTCACGGATGGCCCCTCTGTACAGTCGGAGTTATCTCATCTTCTGGGCAGTTTCCAACTTGGTGGCTTTTTTGATTATGATGGTGGTGTACTTGCATATCTTCATATATGTCAAAAGAAAGATGGTGAGGATGTCTAAGCACACATCGTTCCATCCCAAATATCGGGAGACCATGATCAACTTGATGAAGACGGTGTTCATCATCTTAA gtgcCTTTGTGATCTGTTGGACACCAGGGCAAGTCGTCCTCCTTCTGGATGGCTTAGGCTGCAGTTCCTGTAACGTGTTGGCAGTGGAAAAGTTTTTCCTCCTTCTTGCAGAATTCAACTCTGTTATCAACCCCATCGTCTACTCCTACAGGGACAATGAAATGAGAGCAACCTTCAAACAGATCCTCTGCTTCTGTTGTAACCGAAGGTCCAAATACTCAACTTCTGTCAAGTCGACAAACACTGAGAGGAGAATACTGGCCGACAATGGACATCTTGTTAGGGACTCCACACTTTAG